A segment of the Candida albicans SC5314 chromosome 2, complete sequence genome:
GAAACATTCAGTTTCATCAGTGTATTGAATTGTCGAAAAtttataaagaaaatatcGTTACATTTATCCCACCAGATGACAAGTTTGTGTTGATGACGTATAATGTTGAGcaacaaaagcaaaagaaaaaggcTCCACTAATAATGATCAAGCCACAATTCCGAGCCATTAAGGAAACCGGGAAATTGCAAATTATGTGCACTATAAACACGAATTTCCACAGAAGAAGACACTGTAAAAACTTGATTATTCGAATTCCAATAAACCCccattattttgatttggatgCAAATGATAATGACTTAAAGTATAAGGCAGAATTAGGGGAAGTCTCGttcaaaattgattcatttgagttgatttggaaaattgaCAGTATTGATGGGAAAAAAATGGTGAGAATGATGACTGAACTAGCTTTAGTAAATACAGAGGAAGTCAGTGAACAACGGATACTGGATTACCTATCACGCAGAGCTACTGCATCATCTGTGGTAGGAACTGATGAACAAAATTCAACAGACACAGCCGAAGATACCAGAGAGGAGTTGGACAAATTTTATGGAGTAAATGGCAAGACCACCTCACTGACACAAAAAATGTCtttaaaatttaaaagCAGTGTTTTCAATGATGATATCAAAGTACATTTCAAATTGCCAATGGTGACATATTCGGGATTGAAATTGAGCTATCTCAGTgtggaagaagaacaaatgAAGTATCCTTGTTTCCCATGGGTAAGATACttaacaaaatcaatagATCACTATGAGCCAAGTATTGCCCTTGAGAATCAAAAGTTCAGTGGTAGATGTTGTGATTATAGATTCAAACTAAGTCTGAATTGCTTTGTAGTAGCATAGCATAATATGCAAACATAAAAGATTTCTATAGACTTGCTTTGCCTTGGCGGGGAAGATTCCACAGACACCGAATAACAATTGtcttctgttttttttgtcccTTCTTATTGTTAATAGATAATAGATTGTACGCAAAATCGCTTTAATTGAAGAACGAGCGGATCAGATTGCCTAATTAGGTAAAGATGCGCGAACTTATCATGTAGAAAGCTATCAGCGATTCTTACTTCTTGGTGGTAATGAGCAATTCAATTAGACACTCAAAATCATACACCAATATCGAAGGGACTTGAATGTATTGACTATATGGCCTTGGCTGATCATTTctcttttattattatatcttTTAACTCCATCTATTCTTCCAAAATTATTTCCTTAAACATCCAATATCTCCTGATCATTTTGAAACAGGAAAAGaagcagaaaaaaaaaggaaagaaaaaaaaggaaagaaagaaagacGAGAGCAGGGAACATACATTGCATAAATCACTTGACTGACATCACTTTATAATCAATGCCTCTCGATAATACTATCCAGGGTAGTACCATCGGTGGCCCCACTGCTATCAGTAAGGGGAAAAAAAGTCGAAATGGGTGTTTAACCTGCAAGAAGAAACGTCTCAAATGTGATGAAACAAAGCCAAATTGTCTAAATTGCACCAAGAAGAATATCGAATGTGGCGGATATGCcaccaaattcaaatggaaatcatttaatgaaGAAAAGTCACACACTAGCAGCAGTACTAAATCGTTAAAACGACATCTTGAGTTGGCGAGTTTTTCTGTGACGGGGAAATCTATAGATGAAgttaataaagaaaatgaattgatcGCTAAGGGAATCAATCCGGAAACAGTAAAAAATAGTACTATCAATAGATCAAGAACTAATAGTGTCAGCACAGTCAATACACAGAGAACAAAATCGTTTGATAGATCTCATAGCATACCAATACCGTCCAATGAGCATGCACAGCTTCAGTCTGCGTCTGTTTATAAAAGtgatttgaattctttGGCTGACGCGGCTATGAAACAAATTGGGAAAACCCCTGCATCTATGTCCTCAACACCACCAGCATTAAAAGCCCATCACCAACACCCAGCGCAATCTTTGCCCGGTGATTCTGCCATTCTGCATATGATGGTAtcacaaccaccacaaccaccacctccGTTTACCCCTAATTTTGAAGCAATGTTAACGACTGAAAAGCCAACTATCAAAAGAAATggatttggaaattttgactctgaaatcaatttgacACCATCTTTGTCAGCAATACTAAACTTTGCATTCAATCATGAGGAAGTGGAAGTACCATCTGTGGAAACACTAAGTCCATTAACATTGAATCACGAAGCTAGAGTAGATGCATCAATgacaaacaacaaaccaaTTACCgaacaagaacaaatttTACATTTGTTTAATGAGCATACTTCGGGTATTATGTCGATTAAGAATGGAGTTCATGAGAATCCATGGAGAAATTTAATTGCACCTTTGGCAACGAAATATCCTTGTctatttaattcaattgctGCAATGACATCATTCCATATGGCAGGTAGTAATAATGTGGTGCACTCTCCAGAAGACCTAAGAACAAAAGGGTGGTATTATATGAAAAAATGTATTTTCGAACTAGCGAATGGGTTATCAAACAATGTGAAAGATTTACCACTTGATGTAGCCCTTGTGACATGTTTGAATCTTGCAGTGTGCGAGCAATGGGATACACATACATCTAGTGGTATTGCCCATTTAAAAGGAGCCAAGAGTATGATTCAGCAAATACTAGAGTTGTTAAAAGAGCAGcaacaatttatcaaacaaaagaaatttgaaaacattgaCTCTATATCTTCAGTTGACGAGGATCaagaattgttgatgaatttgaaaaaaaaattggttttggtAGATGATCTCGATTACGAAGAAATGATTCATGAAACAATCAAATGTCCAGAAAAATCAGTGGTTATCCCTAAATCAATTCAGtttatattgaataattgGATTTACTTTGAGGTGTTGGCGCAAATGACTTCTGATTCAATGTGTGACGACAAAGGTGTTGATCTAGTAGCAGCAATCACCTCAATGTCCCAGAACAAACtcaataaagataaagataGAAATCCCAAATCGCCATCGGAGGCTAGTGATCTGTCTGACAAAACATTCCGTTTTTTTGAAACACttaatttgttaaattataataatgaagTTATTGATCCGTTGCTAGGATGCAGTCAATCGTTATTTGTGATTATGGGTAAAGTTGCTAATTTGATCACAAAAATCAGAAAGGCTAAACATAAGAGCCAATcgaagaaaagaaatacttTAACGACAATTAGTCAGGCGTCGGaattaaaacaagaattggtTAATTGGAAGCCTTCGGTTGTAGCAAGTATAATGGATAACGAGATTTCAAATGAATCGTCTACAACATGGGATCTACCACTGTGTATAGCTACTGCAGAGGCATATAAGTACTCGACGTTATTGTATCTACATCAAGCTGTACCGGAAATTCCTTCCTTTTCAGCTCATGCGTTGGctgaaaaaatatttattttattagcATCTATTCCCACTTCATCTAATCTATCAATTGTGCATATTTTCCCACTTTTAGTTGCCTCGAGCGAAGCTGAGCCAGGAGAAGAAAGAGAATGGTGCGAGAACAGATGGAAATTGCTTTCACAGCGTATGTGGATTGGAAATATCGATCGTGCTTTAGAGGTTGTGAAAGAAGTTTGGAGACGTAAAGACGGATTACAAGAGACATGTGAGGATAGAAAGTTCCATCAATTGGGTGGTTTAATGGTAGCATTGAATGGTGATCCCAATAACAACTCTAATGGAGGTAGTGGTGGGAACGGCCATAGTAATGGCAACCTGGCATCTAATACCGTTGATGCAAACACTATCGATTCCAAGACACATTGGAGCACGGTAATGAAAGAATGGGGATGGGAGGTGCTACTCGGGTAGTTGATTATGAATAGGGTAACTTATATAGGCTGTAATAAACTTAAATCAGTCGTCAGcaataaacaaatagaGTGTGAGagttatatttttcttttactGCCGTTAAAGCGTGTGGTGTTCACCCTCcgcattatttttttcccGCTTAGTATTTATAATTGCTGGGGTTTGTTAAATGGGAGATACATTCACAAATTATCTATAAAGTTGTAATCTCTCAAATTAACATTAATCTAATTTCTTGGCTAATATTTACCTTTGTGGTGTGTTCCGTCAGTTGATGTTTCTACACATTTAATTACagttcaattcaattcatgCTTAGAAATTTCTTACTTTCTCCACGTACATTTGTACGAATGAGTTCAACTAAATCACAATTGATTTCTCAACCATTCAAAATGGAAAACACACAAATGATTCGAGAAACAGCAAGAAAGTTCCCACGACCGAATTTCATTTCCTTTGATTTGTTCGGTACTCTATATGTCCCCAAGAAGCCAGTTCCCCAACAGTATTATGAAATTGCTTATCATGAGTTTGGTATTAATAAATCTATACAATCTATTGAAGAGGAATTCCCAATAGTTTATGATGAAATGTTACAATCGTATCCTAATTACGGAAAGGGTCACCccaaatttgataattgtgATTCCTGGTGGAAAGAATTAATCATCagattatttcaattaGATAGACACGATGATCAGGCATTAGCATTGTGTCATCGGTTGATTCACCATTTTACAAGTGAAGAAGCATATTCTGTGTATGATGATGTTGTGCCTACATTGCAAGCATTGCAGAAACAGGGTGTCAAACTAATTGTGGCCAGCAACTCTGATCCAAGAGCATTGACCATACTTGAGAGCttgaaaattaaacaatacTTTCATTGTAGTGAGCATTTCCATTGTAGTGGGGTTTTTTTATCCTACGATTCAGATTATTCCAAACCAACCAAGGCAttttttgatgaaattgctTTAGTCGAGTATAGAGCTCATGTTGATGCAAATTATCGAAGCAAGAATTATCCTCCAGGTGACTTCCTTTCTGACTGTTGGCATGTTGGCGATAGTTACAACAACGATTACATTGGAGCAGTGAGGGCTGGCTGGAACGGGGTTTTGTTGGATAGAAATCGTACTagtgaatttttcaaaaatgtaAGGAAACCCCAGAATGACGGGTgttttttaaatgaaaatccGGAAACCAAAAGAGATGGGCAAACTGGCAATGAAATGTTGATATTGGCAAACAATAGAGTGGTCATAACTAAACTTACACAACTTTTGGATATTTTCAAACTTTGAATAGGCCAATAAATATACAAGCTCAAACATTTCAAGCTGTAATGAGTAATAGTGGTGGTTATATATTGCCAAGGCttataatataaatcacTCCCACCTGTTCCACTAATGGTTACGACACTGTGTTACGTAGTGCTTTATTGCGGCGAGATCCTCTACTTGTAATGACGTCATTCATGGGAGGAGGTAGAACTACACCAAGCCAAGCTATTTGCTGCTACTGATATAGATTTAATCACATATCTATGACCAAATCAATCTATGAAACTCTTTAAGGTTACAATGAACATCCACTTTTTCTTGTGACATCTTGTGGGGGGCTTATTCGctgtttatattttgtattaAACTGCACGACTGGATCTTCAATAAAGGAAGCAAAAGCCATTTACTAGTTGGTATTTACGGGAATGACAACGACCAAATTGTTTTGGTGGAGTTTTATGATATTTCTACAACTCAGTTTTGATATGT
Coding sequences within it:
- a CDS encoding uncharacterized protein (Protein of unknown function; S. pombe ortholog SPAC7D4.05 encodes a predicted hydrolase; Hap43-repressed; Spider biofilm induced); amino-acid sequence: MLRNFLLSPRTFVRMSSTKSQLISQPFKMENTQMIRETARKFPRPNFISFDLFGTLYVPKKPVPQQYYEIAYHEFGINKSIQSIEEEFPIVYDEMLQSYPNYGKGHPKFDNCDSWWKELIIRLFQLDRHDDQALALCHRLIHHFTSEEAYSVYDDVVPTLQALQKQGVKLIVASNSDPRALTILESLKIKQYFHCSEHFHCSGVFLSYDSDYSKPTKAFFDEIALVEYRAHVDANYRSKNYPPGDFLSDCWHVGDSYNNDYIGAVRAGWNGVLLDRNRTSEFFKNVRKPQNDGCFLNENPETKRDGQTGNEMLILANNRVVITKLTQLLDIFKL
- the ZCF9 gene encoding Zcf9p (Putative Zn(II)2Cys6 transcription factor; hypersensitive to toxic ergosterol analog ECC69 and/or ECC1384), giving the protein MPLDNTIQGSTIGGPTAISKGKKSRNGCLTCKKKRLKCDETKPNCLNCTKKNIECGGYATKFKWKSFNEEKSHTSSSTKSLKRHLELASFSVTGKSIDEVNKENELIAKGINPETVKNSTINRSRTNSVSTVNTQRTKSFDRSHSIPIPSNEHAQLQSASVYKSDLNSLADAAMKQIGKTPASMSSTPPALKAHHQHPAQSLPGDSAISHMMVSQPPQPPPPFTPNFEAMLTTEKPTIKRNGFGNFDSEINLTPSLSAILNFAFNHEEVEVPSVETLSPLTLNHEARVDASMTNNKPITEQEQILHLFNEHTSGIMSIKNGVHENPWRNLIAPLATKYPCLFNSIAAMTSFHMAGSNNVVHSPEDLRTKGWYYMKKCIFELANGLSNNVKDLPLDVALVTCLNLAVCEQWDTHTSSGIAHLKGAKSMIQQILELLKEQQQFIKQKKFENIDSISSVDEDQELLMNLKKKLVLVDDLDYEEMIHETIKCPEKSVVIPKSIQFILNNWIYFEVLAQMTSDSMCDDKGVDLVAAITSMSQNKLNKDKDRNPKSPSEASDSSDKTFRFFETLNLLNYNNEVIDPLLGCSQSLFVIMGKVANLITKIRKAKHKSQSKKRNTLTTISQASELKQELVNWKPSVVASIMDNEISNESSTTWDLPSCIATAEAYKYSTLLYLHQAVPEIPSFSAHALAEKIFILLASIPTSSNLSIVHIFPLLVASSEAEPGEEREWCENRWKLLSQRMWIGNIDRALEVVKEVWRRKDGLQETCEDRKFHQLGGLMVALNGDPNNNSNGGSGGNGHSNGNSASNTVDANTIDSKTHWSTVMKEWGWEVLLG